A section of the Humulus lupulus chromosome 2, drHumLupu1.1, whole genome shotgun sequence genome encodes:
- the LOC133817378 gene encoding trihelix transcription factor ASIL2 — MDSDTGTPSPGTAPTARTTPFSSGGGREDCWSEEATFTLVEAWGDRYLALKRGNLRQKHWQEVADAVNSDHCDGVRSRRTDIQCKNRIDTLKKKYKIEKTKVFESDGSYVSPWPFFARLDALIGKNYPISKVLSPPATVVHRNPSPPSWARYSPVPVGPRSATQKRPAPVPSPLPLATDYSGSQRNFSVFAAAAVAALAEEADDEDTDRSGSRSSTGSGRRNREREPLYSGLAQAIERFGEIYARVEAAKQRQMVELEKQRMQFAKDLEFQRMQIFMETQVQLQKIKRAKRSSGNDSYS; from the exons ATGGATAGCGACACCGGAACGCCGTCACCGGGAACGGCGCCGACTGCTAGGACGACGCCGTTTAGCAGTGGCGGCGGCCGCGAGGATTGTTGGAGCGAGGAGGCCACCTTCACACTGGTTGAGGCCTGGGGCGACCGGTATTTAGCGCTCAAGCGAGGGAACCTCCGACAGAAGCACTGGCAAGAAGTCGCCGACGCCGTCAACTCCGATCACTGCGACGGCGTTAGGTCTCGCCGGACCGACATCCAGTGTAAAAACCGAATCGACACGCTCAAGAAGAAGTACAAGATCGAGAAGACTAAGGTTTTCGAGTCTGACGGATCCTACGTCAGTCCTTGGCCTTTCTTCGCTCGCCTTGACGCCCTAATCGGAAAAAATTACCCGATTTCCAAGGTTCTCTCGCCGCCGGCAACCGTCGTTCACCGGAATCCATCACCGCCGTCGTGGGCTCGATACTCCCCTGTGCCGGTTGGTCCCCGATCTGCGACGCAGAAGCGGCCGGCACCGGTGCCATCGCCGTTGCCGTTAGCCACCGATTACTCGGGATCTCAACGGAATTTCTCTGTGTTTGCAGCGGCCGCGGTTGCAGCATTGGCGGAGGAGGCGGATGATGAGGACACCGACCGGTCGGGGTCGAGGTCAAGCACGGGAAGTGGACGACGGAATAGGGAGAGAGAGCCGTTGTACAGTGGATTGGCACAGGCGATAGAGAGGTTTGGAGAGATATATGCGAGAGTGGAGGCTGCGAAACAGAGGCAAATGGTGGAGTTGGAGAAGCAGAGGATGCAATTCGCCAAAGATTTAGAGTTTCAGAGGATGCAAATTTTCATGGAAACACAGGTTCAGCTTCAAAAGATTAAGCGCGCCAAGCGATCTTCGGGTAATG ACAGTTACTCTTAG